A single region of the Anguilla rostrata isolate EN2019 chromosome 11, ASM1855537v3, whole genome shotgun sequence genome encodes:
- the cnbpa gene encoding CCHC-type zinc finger, nucleic acid binding protein a, whose protein sequence is MDMSSSECFRCGRPGHWIKNCPEAGRGRGRGRGRGKDLFCYRCGEQGHIARDCEQTEDACYNCHRSGHISRDCKEPKREQCCYTCGKAGHVARDCDHGNEQKCYSCGGFGHIQKLCEKVKCYRCGEIGHVAMQCSKVSELSCYNCGKTGHLAKECSIEATA, encoded by the exons ATGGATATGAGCAGCAGTGAATGCTTCAGGTGTGGCCGCCCCGGACACTGGATCAAGAACTGCCCCGAAGCAGGACGTGGGCGTGGTcgggggcgtgggcgtgggaAAG ATCTGTTCTGTTACCGCTGCGGAGAGCAGGGTCACATCGCACGAGATTGTGAGCAGACAGAGGATG CCTGCTATAACTGCCACCGGAGTGGGCACATCTCCAGGGACTGCAAGGAGCCCAAGCGCGAGCAGTGCTGCTACACCTGCGGGAAGGCGGGGCATGTCGCACGCGACTGTGACCATGGCAACGAGCAGAAATGCTACTCCTGCGGGGGCTTCGGTCACATCCAGAAACTCTGCGAGAAAGTCAAGTGCTACAG GTGTGGAGAGATTGGCCATGTTGCCATGCAGTGCAGCAAGGTGAGCGAGCTGAGCTGCTATAACTGTGGGAAGACCGGACACCTGGCCAAGGAGTGCTCCATCGAAGCCACCGCCtaa
- the LOC135235117 gene encoding small integral membrane protein 4, which translates to MLLRKNRNIKYILSLVPGKRRFGTYRFLPFFFCLGGVMEWIMINVRIGKETFYDVYRRKRSEREYQQKVDDGLIVPGETGAKWP; encoded by the exons ATGCTTCTGCGGAAGAATCGAAACATTAAATACATACTAAGTCTAGTACCCGGCAAGCGTCGCTTCGGTACGTACCGGTTTCTGCCGTTCTTCTTCTGCCTCGGAGGAGTGATGGAGTGGATCATGATTAACGTGAGAATCGGAAAAGAGAcatttt ATGATGTATACCGGAGAAAGCGATCTGAGAGGGAGTACCAACAGAAGGTCGATGATGGACTGATTGTTCCCGGGGAGACGGGAGCCAAGTGGCCGTAA